In Synechococcus sp. PCC 6312, one genomic interval encodes:
- a CDS encoding phycocyanobilin:ferredoxin oxidoreductase produces the protein MTPTSIRHDQHPLIARLADQIEQIWAETLDLSPYQLPEDLGYVEGKLEGEKLTIENRCYQTPQFRKLHLELARVGTVLDILHCVMFPRPNNALPMFGTDLVGGRGQISAAIVDLSPVEADLPQAYQDSLKSLPAIQFSQQRDLPEWGSIFSQFCLFIRPADPGEEDLFLERVGDYLKIHCHQAQQATPLNPEQAEKILAGQQRYCLQQQQNDKTRRVLEKAFGEAWADRYMTTVLFDLPPA, from the coding sequence ATGACTCCTACCTCAATTCGCCACGACCAACATCCCCTAATTGCCCGCCTTGCGGATCAAATTGAGCAAATCTGGGCCGAAACCCTAGACCTATCTCCCTATCAACTCCCAGAGGATTTAGGCTATGTGGAAGGGAAATTGGAAGGGGAAAAACTCACGATTGAAAACCGTTGCTACCAAACCCCCCAATTTCGCAAACTCCATTTAGAACTCGCTCGGGTCGGGACAGTTTTGGATATTTTGCACTGCGTCATGTTTCCGCGTCCCAATAATGCTTTACCGATGTTCGGAACGGATTTGGTCGGGGGGCGGGGGCAAATTTCGGCGGCGATTGTAGATTTATCTCCGGTAGAGGCAGATTTACCCCAGGCCTATCAAGACAGCCTCAAAAGTCTCCCAGCGATTCAGTTCAGCCAACAACGGGACTTACCGGAATGGGGGAGTATTTTCTCCCAGTTTTGTCTTTTTATCCGGCCGGCTGATCCTGGGGAAGAGGATTTATTTCTAGAGCGGGTCGGGGATTACCTCAAGATTCATTGCCACCAGGCCCAGCAGGCAACTCCCTTAAACCCAGAACAAGCCGAAAAAATTTTGGCCGGTCAGCAACGTTACTGTCTGCAACAACAGCAAAATGACAAAACCCGGCGTGTCCTTGAAAAAGCCTTCGGAGAAGCCTGGGCAGACCGTTATATGACGACCGTTCTGTTTGATTTACCCCCTGCTTAA